Proteins from a single region of Anaerolineales bacterium:
- a CDS encoding DUF192 domain-containing protein, translating into MTQWIEIRNRSQDNVLVVRAKWCESFLCRLRGLTFRRVLSALTGLLLVQSRESIAGGTIHMFGVFFSLGVIWLDADKRVVDHTVADPWRIYTPNAPAQYVLEGQPEILDRVAVGDVLEFCEYEAE; encoded by the coding sequence ATGACGCAATGGATTGAAATTCGCAATCGTTCCCAGGATAACGTGCTCGTCGTCAGGGCAAAATGGTGTGAATCATTTCTATGCCGCTTGCGCGGCTTGACCTTTCGACGCGTGCTTTCAGCACTCACGGGGCTGCTGCTCGTTCAATCCCGCGAAAGTATCGCCGGTGGAACCATTCACATGTTCGGGGTATTTTTCTCGCTCGGTGTGATCTGGCTCGATGCCGACAAGCGCGTCGTCGATCACACGGTCGCCGATCCCTGGCGGATATACACGCCCAACGCGCCTGCGCAGTACGTGCTCGAAGGCCAACCCGAAATTCTTGATCGGGTCGCCGTGGGAGACGTTC
- a CDS encoding response regulator: MAEEEKRLVCIEDEPEMIDLVRLILSRKGFTVIGANGGVEGLEVVRRERPDLILLDLMMPDMDGWEVYQQIKADEELREIPVVVVTAKAQSIDKVLGLHIAKVDDYITKPFGPQELLESVEKILGMQN; encoded by the coding sequence GGCTGGTTTGTATCGAAGACGAACCAGAAATGATCGATCTGGTGCGTTTGATTCTGAGTCGTAAAGGCTTCACCGTAATCGGTGCGAATGGCGGTGTGGAAGGCCTCGAAGTCGTACGGCGAGAGAGGCCTGACCTCATATTGCTGGATCTCATGATGCCGGATATGGACGGCTGGGAAGTGTACCAGCAGATCAAAGCGGACGAGGAATTACGTGAAATTCCGGTCGTCGTGGTTACCGCAAAGGCGCAGTCTATCGATAAAGTGTTGGGACTTCACATCGCCAAGGTGGATGATTACATTACGAAACCCTTCGGACCGCAGGAATTGCTCGAAAGCGTCGAAAAAATACTCGGCATGCAAAATTGA